In a single window of the Candidatus Melainabacteria bacterium genome:
- a CDS encoding DUF4388 domain-containing protein, which produces MRRRSFTAPGMPPPVQPAPTETAPMISEAMMALSGDLSEKPIQWLLMAAQHYEVTGRLQLGLAACPVNIQFGLGRPLHAQSPFCVGSEAILDLFIWKDGRIQFETGKHPEHVSVHESVEELIQRGEAYAESQVFLEQHAINELSFLMRPPTRVSTEDIEKRLKDGQPIDTNIQMEFYSNIYGTRNIKDTAEKLSLQPSRWTSIAANLLQLGILFTPDGRSIATIADKRVTEPKPTAEFEALKLPTADSPPQPVAQAAAGGALSSLWQTKATVHTPPVQAPPLASEVTMTPATMAQSGIANHIVTLDQTDYNRVLGLLSSPDDGIYTFEALQFFLAKEFARACRFKTSLTLVLYTITCREPAVPPAISQLVTTTVSRIKRDVDVFGHFGTRAYALLLPNIESNQACLLVDRISKDLLEVNPTLKDSGVALHFGLASVPGDTSEINGLVKAAQVSMFHATSNRLLRTQAQQLRQ; this is translated from the coding sequence CAGTCCAACCTGCTCCAACCGAAACCGCGCCCATGATTTCTGAAGCGATGATGGCGCTGTCAGGGGATCTAAGTGAAAAGCCTATTCAATGGCTTCTCATGGCTGCCCAGCATTATGAAGTAACCGGCAGGCTCCAACTTGGTCTTGCGGCCTGTCCGGTGAACATTCAGTTTGGCTTAGGACGACCACTGCACGCCCAGTCGCCTTTCTGCGTCGGTTCAGAGGCTATTCTCGACCTATTTATCTGGAAAGACGGCAGAATCCAATTCGAGACGGGCAAGCACCCTGAACACGTTTCAGTACATGAGTCGGTCGAGGAATTAATACAACGCGGTGAGGCTTACGCCGAAAGCCAGGTCTTCCTGGAGCAGCACGCAATCAACGAGCTTTCGTTTTTAATGCGACCGCCGACGCGAGTTAGCACCGAAGATATTGAGAAGCGCCTTAAGGATGGGCAGCCCATAGACACCAACATCCAGATGGAGTTTTATTCGAACATCTACGGCACGCGCAACATCAAAGACACAGCCGAAAAGCTCAGTTTGCAGCCGAGCCGCTGGACTTCGATAGCGGCGAACCTCTTGCAACTGGGAATCTTGTTTACACCAGACGGAAGAAGCATCGCGACGATTGCGGATAAGCGGGTGACTGAGCCTAAACCAACGGCCGAATTCGAAGCTCTAAAACTACCAACCGCCGATTCGCCGCCCCAACCGGTAGCACAAGCTGCTGCTGGAGGAGCATTGTCCAGTCTGTGGCAGACGAAGGCAACGGTGCATACCCCGCCAGTACAGGCACCACCGCTCGCTTCAGAAGTAACCATGACTCCAGCCACCATGGCACAGTCTGGAATCGCCAATCACATCGTCACCCTTGACCAGACAGACTATAACCGCGTTCTGGGCTTGCTCAGTTCGCCTGACGACGGCATCTATACATTCGAAGCCCTGCAATTTTTCCTGGCCAAAGAATTTGCCAGAGCTTGCCGCTTCAAGACTAGTTTGACTCTGGTTCTTTACACGATAACTTGCAGAGAACCAGCGGTACCACCGGCGATATCACAACTGGTCACTACGACTGTCAGTCGCATCAAACGAGATGTAGATGTGTTCGGACACTTCGGCACCCGAGCCTATGCTTTGCTGCTGCCTAATATCGAAAGCAATCAGGCTTGTTTACTGGTCGACCGAATCAGCAAAGACCTTTTGGAAGTCAATCCAACGCTAAAGGATAGCGGAGTCGCGCTCCATTTTGGACTCGCTTCAGTTCCAGGTGACACAAGTGAGATCAACGGGCTTGTGAAAGCTGCTCAGGTTTCCATGTTCCATGCTACGAGCAACAGACTTTTGCGAACACAGGCACAACAGCTTCGCCAATAA
- a CDS encoding PAS domain S-box protein, giving the protein MIKLSLFEKGIAFVSITLLLQLAFVLSLAMLLRHSHEQVQHERTVREVISQLNKLSGSVDNASIGLTQQVMSPDAPDSDEFQRSYKQYLEKIPVQMASLVELTRGSAHEREMKELSDTLVEGLQVIERFRKAAISHTPQRDYYAMVLKDILLTKTRQVNGLLESFEREQQSEVKAESQSYETVLYFLGAGVFANVIIAILLMLAFTRGIARKVDRVRANSVRLSAGVPLQAPLEDAHDELGQLDRSFHEMAEILSETIRREQALITNAVDVILSLDKTGICIDINPAVTAVFGLTPDLIVGRRFLDIMKDEEKEATLSALVRAADQDEPVEIENTMRKKDGALIECAWSARWSAEDRALFCVIHDISQRKQVERLKRDFVAMVSHDLRAPLSSIQLIMQNAVRGIYGQLPDTASERIGMATESIDRLIGLVNGLLSMEKLESGEIDLDLIGINAEAIINPAVHLMQGLASKKQIELHIAEHSNPYFYGDSERLIQVMVNLISNAIKFSPEKERIDVSVKENETAVRFAVADHGRGVPQGMESKIFDRFQQVQASDDSKLGGSGLGLSICKAIVERHGGAIGVESNAGSGSIFWFEIPSASSDDSEMDDDAG; this is encoded by the coding sequence TTGATCAAGCTCAGTCTCTTCGAAAAGGGTATCGCGTTTGTCTCAATCACTTTGCTCCTCCAGCTGGCGTTTGTTCTGTCTCTTGCTATGCTTTTGCGCCATTCGCACGAGCAAGTACAGCATGAGAGAACGGTTCGCGAAGTAATTTCGCAGTTGAACAAGCTTTCCGGATCGGTAGACAACGCATCGATCGGTCTCACTCAGCAAGTGATGTCACCAGATGCGCCCGACTCCGACGAATTTCAGCGCTCGTATAAGCAATATCTTGAAAAAATTCCTGTACAGATGGCATCTCTCGTCGAACTCACCAGAGGCAGTGCCCACGAGCGTGAGATGAAAGAGCTTTCCGACACTCTCGTGGAAGGGCTGCAGGTGATTGAGCGGTTTCGTAAAGCCGCCATATCGCACACGCCACAGCGAGACTACTATGCAATGGTCTTGAAGGATATTTTGCTCACTAAAACACGTCAGGTGAATGGATTGCTTGAATCATTCGAGCGAGAGCAGCAGTCTGAGGTCAAGGCCGAGAGCCAATCTTATGAAACCGTTCTCTACTTTCTCGGAGCAGGAGTTTTCGCAAACGTTATAATTGCAATTCTTTTGATGTTGGCCTTTACTCGGGGAATCGCTCGGAAAGTGGACAGAGTGCGCGCCAATTCAGTCAGACTGAGCGCCGGAGTCCCACTGCAAGCACCGCTGGAAGATGCGCACGATGAGCTGGGTCAGTTAGACAGATCCTTTCATGAGATGGCAGAGATCTTGTCTGAAACAATAAGACGTGAGCAAGCGTTGATAACAAATGCTGTCGATGTAATTCTCAGTTTAGACAAGACCGGCATCTGTATCGACATAAATCCAGCAGTGACAGCGGTGTTTGGACTTACCCCCGATCTGATCGTCGGCAGAAGATTTCTCGACATCATGAAGGATGAGGAGAAGGAAGCTACCTTGTCTGCGCTTGTTCGTGCAGCAGATCAAGATGAGCCGGTTGAGATCGAAAACACTATGCGTAAGAAGGACGGCGCATTAATCGAATGCGCCTGGTCGGCTCGCTGGTCTGCTGAGGATAGAGCGTTGTTTTGTGTCATTCACGACATCAGTCAACGCAAGCAAGTGGAGCGTCTGAAACGAGATTTTGTAGCCATGGTCAGCCACGATCTGCGTGCACCTTTGAGCTCAATTCAACTGATAATGCAAAATGCCGTTCGGGGTATATACGGGCAGCTGCCAGATACCGCAAGCGAGCGAATAGGCATGGCGACAGAGAGCATCGATCGTCTGATCGGGCTGGTAAATGGTTTGCTGAGTATGGAAAAGCTTGAGTCGGGAGAAATCGACCTCGATTTAATTGGCATAAATGCCGAAGCCATAATCAATCCAGCCGTTCATCTCATGCAGGGATTGGCGTCAAAGAAGCAGATCGAACTGCATATTGCAGAACATTCTAATCCCTACTTCTATGGCGACTCGGAGAGACTGATTCAGGTTATGGTCAATCTAATCTCCAACGCCATTAAGTTCTCACCCGAGAAAGAGCGAATCGACGTCTCGGTCAAGGAAAACGAAACGGCCGTGCGCTTTGCAGTTGCTGATCATGGTCGTGGTGTGCCCCAGGGAATGGAATCCAAAATCTTCGATAGATTTCAGCAAGTGCAGGCCAGCGATGACTCGAAGTTAGGCGGCTCCGGACTGGGTTTGTCGATATGCAAAGCAATCGTAGAACGCCATGGTGGCGCTATTGGTGTCGAGTCAAATGCAGGCAGTGGCAGCATTTTCTGGTTTGAAATACCATCTGCGTCGAGCGATGATTCAGAGATGGATGACGATGCTGGATAA
- a CDS encoding response regulator transcription factor, producing MAKILICEDDISLNASVADVLRSERHTVEAVFDGESALELIETYDYDVLVLDVMLPGMNGKDVCRQARRAGKKCAILMLTGQSDVNQKIDGLDAGADDYLAKPFDWRELVARIRALLRRNAEGFTNSQVQVGNIVLDFEARKVMQDGKEIHLTPKEFSLLEFMMRNKGRVFNATTLIARVWPADEDTSAEMIRSHIKNLRKKLDLEGQPSIFRTVHKVGYVVDDANK from the coding sequence ATGGCTAAGATACTGATTTGCGAAGATGATATATCGCTGAATGCATCAGTGGCCGACGTGCTGCGTTCTGAAAGGCATACTGTCGAGGCCGTCTTTGACGGCGAATCAGCTCTGGAATTGATTGAAACCTACGACTATGACGTGCTTGTCCTGGATGTGATGTTGCCAGGAATGAATGGCAAAGATGTCTGCCGTCAGGCGCGCAGGGCAGGCAAGAAGTGTGCCATTTTAATGCTGACAGGGCAGAGCGATGTCAATCAGAAGATTGATGGGCTTGATGCCGGCGCCGACGACTACCTTGCCAAGCCCTTCGATTGGCGTGAATTGGTTGCTCGCATTCGCGCCCTCTTGAGGCGAAACGCTGAAGGTTTCACAAACAGTCAGGTGCAGGTAGGCAATATTGTTTTGGATTTCGAAGCCAGGAAAGTAATGCAAGACGGCAAAGAAATTCATCTCACTCCAAAAGAATTTTCGTTGCTCGAATTTATGATGCGAAACAAGGGCAGAGTGTTCAACGCCACTACGTTGATTGCGCGTGTCTGGCCGGCTGACGAAGATACTTCGGCAGAAATGATTCGCTCTCACATCAAAAATTTGCGCAAGAAATTGGATCTAGAAGGGCAACCGTCAATTTTTCGGACTGTGCATAAAGTCGGATACGTAGTCGATGATGCAAATAAATAG